Proteins encoded by one window of Castor canadensis chromosome 2, mCasCan1.hap1v2, whole genome shotgun sequence:
- the Cldn25 gene encoding putative claudin-25, translated as MAWSFRGRVQLGGLLLSLLGWVCSCVTTVLPQWKTLNLDLNEMEIWIMGLWEACVSQEEVGTVCKSFESFLSLPQELQVSRILMVVSHGLGLLGLLLSGCGSECFQFHRIRWILKKQLCLLGGTLEASASATTLLPVSWMAYATIRDLWDTTLPDIVPRWEFGDALYLGWAAGIFLGLGGLLLICSACLGTEDMPSPWRTDPTASPSCTPMEEFDGTFYLASRPTNLAI; from the coding sequence ATGGCCTGGAGTTTCCGTGGGAGAGTCCAGCTGGGGGGACTGCTCCTCTCTCTCCTTGGCTGGGTGTGCTCGTGTGTCACCACCGTCCTGCCCCAGTGGAAGACTCTCAATCTGGACCTGAATGAAATGGAGATCTGGATCATGGGGCTCTGGGAGGCCTGTGTGAGTCAGGAAGAAGTTGGCACTGTGTGCAAGTCCTTTGAGTCCTTCTTGTCTCTGCCCCAGGAGCTCCAGGTATCCCGTATCCTCATGGTAGTCTCCCATGGGCTGGGGCTGCTGGGACTTCTCCTCTCCGGCTGTGGGTCTGAATGCTTCCAATTCCACAGGATTAGATGGATACTTAAGAAGCAGCTGTGCCTCCTAGGAGGGACTTTGGAGGCATCAGCTTCTGCCACTACGCTCCTTCCAGTCTCCTGGATGGCCTATGCTACAATCAGAGACTTGTGGGATACCACTCTTCCTGATATTGTGCCACGATGGGAGTTTGGAGATGCCCTCTACCTGGGTTGGGCTGCTGGGATTTTCCTGGGTCTTGGTGGGTTACTCCTCATCTGCTCTGCCTGCCTGGGAACAGAAGACATGCCCAGTCCCTGGAGGACTGATCCCACAGCCTCACCATCCTGTACTCCAATGGAGGAATTTGATGGCACCTTTTACCTCGCATCAAGACCTACCAACCTAGCCATCTAG